In a genomic window of Salvelinus fontinalis isolate EN_2023a chromosome 7, ASM2944872v1, whole genome shotgun sequence:
- the aoc1 gene encoding amiloride-sensitive amine oxidase [copper-containing] translates to MARCCCLLVLLVALGVCEASRGREWAHHGASMFADLTPREMRDVRDYLQGKPELGLTATRGKDLKKNSILLMELHLPRKHEALRTLDRGQAKPTRQARVVVQFGNQAQPNITEFIVSPLPFPTSYTGKTFKGDRPIRFESRPITAAEYSHIIDILQKITAKVHKVLFETTGGFSFHNCTNRCLTFSDIAPRGLESGERRTWIMLQKFVEGYFIHPVGFEVLVNHKDLDPERWTVEKVWYNGQYFDSVEELAERYEKGTLEKVQLPDHDDEDLYSTYIPRGHSNTRTDIHGPKLVEPQGPRYHVDGNFVEYAGWSFAFRVRSSAGLQIFDLRFNGERIAYEVSLQEAIAFYSGDTPAAMQTKYIDAGWAMGTVDYELAPGIDCPEIATFLDLHHYYDTDKPMRYKNALCVFEMTTGMPLRRHFNSNFQGSYNFFGGLENHVLVLRTTSTVYNYDYIWDFLFYQNGVMESRVSATGYIHATFFTPNGLHYGSKVYNFVLGNLHTHLIHYKVDLDIAGRENSFESMDLKYVNFTNPWSHKHSVVQSKLVKTQHQTERSAAFRFGKKFPRYVHFYNPNEKNKWGHQKGYRIQYNSHANSVLPRGWKEENGISWSRYPLAVTRHKDSEPTSSSIYTQNDPWEPVVSFEDYIRNNENITNQDLVAWVTVGFLHVPHSEDIPNTATPGNAVGFFLRPFNFFDEDPSLSSRSTIIVRPDKEGKPKVQRWTPEVVGHCVTDKPFFYNGTYAGV, encoded by the exons ATGGCCAGGTGCTGCTGTCTACTGGTGCTGCTGGTTGCTCTGGGCGTGTGTGAAGCCTCTCGTGGCCGGGAATGGGCTCACCACGGAGCCTCCATGTTCGCCGACCTGACCCCCCGTGAGATGCGTGACGTCCGGGATTACCTGCAAGGCAAGCCAGAGCTGGGTCTGACAGCGACCCGGGGCAAGGACCTGAAGAAGAACAGCATCCTGTTGATGGAGCTCCACCTGCCTCGGAAGCACGAGGCCCTGAGGACCCTGGACCGGGGCCAGGCCAAGCCCACACGCCAGGCCAGAGTGGTGGTGCAGTTCGGGAACCAGGCCCAGCCCAACATCACTGAGTTCATCGTGAGTCCGCTGCCCTTCCCTACTTCGTACACGGGGAAGACTTTCAAGGGAGACCGGCCCATTCGGTTTGAGTCGCGACCCATCACGGCGGCGGAGTACTCGCACATCATTGACATCTTGCAGAAGATTACTGCCAAGGTCCACAAGGTCCTGTTTGAGACCACAGGCGGATTTTCCTTCCACAACTGCACCAACCGCTGCCTGACTTTTTCGGACATTGCACCCCGTGGTTTGGAGTCGGGTGAGAGGAGGACCTGGATCATGCTGCAAAAGTTCGTAGAGGGCTACTTCATCCACCCTGTGGGCTTTGAGGTCCTGGTGAACCATAAAGATCTGGACCCTGAGCGCTGGACGGTGGAGAAGGTGTGGTACAATGGCCAGTACTTTGACAGCGTGGAAGAACTGGCAGAGCGATATGAGAAGGGAACGCTGGAGAAGGTCCAGCTTCCTGACCATGACGATGAAGACTTGTACTCCACTTACATTCCCCGTGGGCACAGCAACACGCGCACCGACATTCATGGACCAAAGCTGGTAGAGCCCCAAGGCCCTCGCTACCACGTGGATGGGAACTTTGTGGAATACGCCGGCTGGTCCTTTGCCTTCCGAGTCCGCTCGTCCGCCGGCCTCCAAATCTTTGACCTGCGCTTCAATGGAGAGCGCATCGCCTACGAGGTCAGTCTCCAGGAGGCCATCGCCTTCTATTCGGGCGACACCCCCGCCGCCATGCAGACCAAATACATAGACGCTGGCTGGGCCATGGGAACTGTGGACTACGAGTTGGCGCCTGGCATTGACTGCCCCGAAATCGCAACCTTTCTAGACCTGCACCATTACTACGACACGGACAAGCCCATGCGCTACAAGAACGCCTTGTGTGTGTTTGAAATGACCACAGGGATGCCTCTGAGGAGGCACTTCAACAGTAACTTCCAGGGGAGCTACAACTTCTTCGGGGGTCTGGAGAACCACGTGCTGGTGCTTCGTACCACCTCCACCGTCTATAACTACGACTACATCTGGGACTTTCTCTTCTACCAGAACggagtgatggagtccagggtcAGTGCCACCGGCTACATCCACGCCACCTTCTTTACGCCTAACGGACTGCACTACGGCTCTAAGGTGTATAACTTTGTACTTGGTAACCTGCACACTCATCTCATCCACTACAAGGTTGACCTAGATATTGCCG GTCGGGAGAACAGCTTTGAGTCGATGGACCTCAAGTACGTGAACTTCACCAATCCGTGGAGCCATAAACATTCTGTCGTCCAATCCAAGCTCGTCAAGACGCAACACCAAACGGAACGCAGCGCAGCCTTCCGATTTGGCAAAAAGTTCCCCCGCTACGTGCACTTCTACAACCCCAATGAGAAGAACAAGTGGGGCCACCAGAAGGGCTACCGTATCCAGTACAACTCCCACGCCAACAGTGTGCTTCCCCGTGGCTGGAAAGAGGAGAACGGCATCAGCTGGTCCAG ATACCCATTGGCTGTGACCAGGCACAAGGACAGTGAGCCCACCAGCAGTAGTATCTACACTCAGAACGACCCCTGGGAGCCTGTGGTCTCCTTTGAGGACTATATCCGCAACAATGAAAACATCACCAACCAG GACCTGGTTGCCTGGGTGACAGTGGGCTTCCTGCACGTGCCCCACTCGGAGGACATCCCCAATACGGCAACGCCCGGCAACGCTGTGGGCTTCTTCCTGCGCCCCTTCAACTTCTTCGATGAggacccctctctctcatcccgcAGTACCATCATTGTCCGGCCAGACAAAGAGGGGAAGCCGAAGGTCCAGAGATGGACCCCAGAGGTCGTAGGTCATTGTGTGACTGACAAGCCTTTCTTCTACAACGGCACCTACGCAGGAGTCTGA